The genome window TGTGTGGCTTCCCACCGTAGCTGTTTAGTATGCACATTTTTTCATTACGTACGCCAACTCCCTTATGACGGTCATATACTGGGACAATCTTGATTGGCTGAGAGGAAAGATACATGATTGCAAGACATCTATCAAGCACGTTCAAACACGTTGTCAGTTGGTTTCAGCAGAGAACCGATACGTCACGATAACGTTAGGATATGGTTTAGAACTAAGAATCAACAATAAGCCTTTGTCGCGAAAGCTTGatgtaaaaaattatttttctagAATAATAAAAGGCCCacgggccttaacggtcatctgactattggcacaatacaaaacagtcatttaaagattttagccatttagacccctgtaaccttgaatgaagatatGCCCaatgtcacaggccaaatatcaggtctctagacctcttggttattcacaaaaagttattttaagatttcagcctatttgaccctttgaCCATGGATGAAGGCCAAggtctttcatttgaacaaacttggtagcacttcatcccagcgggccaaatatcagtacccttggcctttcggaaattgagaagaagtcgtttgaatgaaaagtttacgcacggcgcacgacggcGGACGGTGCATAATGACAATAGATCATCCTGACTCTTAGGGTCAGATGACTTCAAAAGAGTGTTATCTAGAATCTACCGTAGTTAGATTTTTCAATCGTCGTCCTGGCCGCGCCCCGTTTTTTGTTGCGAAGTCTCATATTTTTTAGGACTTTGCTATCAAGCGCACCCAAAAAATATCAGTCATCCAGAAATAAACCAACCGAGGTACGGATCCAAAACGCCAACTAGCCATGACAATTAGATCATGAATGGCAATCATCAATCCATTAACACCTCAGTCACAATATAGTGGGTCCTGTCAGTGGGTATTTTTGGCacgttttttttgtttgttttttgattaattaacgtcctattaacagctatggtcatgtagggacggcctcccatgtatgctgtgttgCGTGTTTGTAATGTGGCGCACTTTTAGTTCCGTATGGTCGGCGTGTTGTATCAGTACTGCGGTGAGTGACAGTTGTTGTATCAGTACTGCGGTGAGTAACAGCGCTAGTGTTGAGGTTTTGTCTGCTATTTAATCGGTCAAATATCGgttgtaaattaaacattttgtttgaatcaactttaaatgtatattatgtttCACTTTCAAATTTCTTTgacaatacatataatgtatttgCTGTAATTTCTGCGCTGATCAATTAcctttgtgttttatttaagtcggttttcttttctatttaaaaacatttttataacaaCATGCAGTATATAAATAACGTATAAAACGATAATTTTCGTATGTTGTCCTACCGAACAGTGACATTATCATTAATGAATCTTTTGAATTATAATatccatatatttatttttcatttattatagACCAGGAAGAATTGGctgtaaaaatgatattaaacatATACAAACAGATATCCCTTTTTACGTTAGAGCATGCCACTTAGATAAGCAACACGTATGTGTATTTTTAAAGACtttcataatttaaaacatttttttttctaattgaatgatatgattaaaataaatcatacagAGAACGTGCTATTGCGAGGATTCACGTATACTTTGGAGATTCGCTCGTGATTTTGTCTGGGACTCGCCACTTGAGAAAACTCACAAGAACAAGGAAAACAAGCCTACATAAATTGCAGTAGCTTCTTTCAGTGTGATATACAAAACTCATTCGCGACGAAAGTCTATTGTGGATTCGTAGTTCTAACCCAAATCCTAACGTTATCATGGCTTATCTGTTCTCTGTTGAAAGCAACTGaccatttgtttgattttgtttgtttgattaatttgcTTGACAGATGTCTTGCAATCATGTAACTTTCTTCTCAACCAATCAAGATTTCCCCAGTCTGTGACAGACATTATCAATAAAACCGATTCTATCACTTGGCAGAAATGGTACTAAATGTAATATGTGCACctgcattgtgattttaatagttttgaaaCAACATCTTGCGAGAAAATCCCACCAAATCGATCTTTCATGTCCCGTGATTAATtcgtcaaaactggttacacggCAACGTGATTTGCAAGCGAAAAATGTCTTGTAAAATATTACACTTTCTTAATATAATTATAGGCCATGCCAAGTCAGTAATTAGATAATGACTAATACGTTCTTTGCAGAAAATTTCCACTTTTGATTAGTATTAAAACATGGAGTTGATTATGTAGTTATCAAAATTTCAGATTGCAATTGAAAGCCCTATCCAAACATTAACGTTTTCGTGACGTATCTGTTCTCTGCTGAAACTGACAACGTGTTTGAACTTGTATCGATATATGCACCGCCCGCTCTCTTGACAGATGTCTTGCAATCCTGTAACTTTCCTCTTAGCCAATCAAGATTGTCCCAGTATTTGACCGTCATAAGGAAACGTGTTTGAACTTATATCGATATATGCACCGCCAGCTCTCTTGACAGATGTCTTGCAATCCTGTAACTTTCCTCTTAGCCAATCAAGATTGCCCCAGTATTTGACCGTCATAAGGGAGCGTGCATACGTAGTGAGAAAGTGTGCATACTAAACAGCTAGAGTGGGAAGCCACACAGATGTCATCAGCCAATCAGCTGTTAGTATTCGATCAATCAACCTGAAAGGAATATTTCACTGGACAGATTCACTGAACAAGTGAAGTAGATCAGTAGACCACGTTATTTTCGTTTGACAAACAGTAAATGTACCGTTACTTTTGGAAAGAGAAGCGTTGCGCCCGTAGTGAgacctatgggcctcttgttcatgaGTTATAACCTTTCAAATGAAACGTCTTCTGGGAAATGGGACCAGgatttgtaaatttgtttacTCTGATCCTCTGGAGGAAGCCCAATacgaaaatagaggtaaatcctttaaatcgttacttgtGGTACAggtctgcatggattataaccattTCGCCAGCAATATTCCCGAGGAACATGTAAGGCATTAATATTGCCCCTTTCAAATACTACTATTCTTAACTTTGACCATAAATGTTTTTTGGGGAATAAGAAAAGAGTTTGttaaattttggctccgacCGCTGTGGCAAAAATGGAAAGTAGAGGTTAATCTTTAAATCCTTGAGGAAAGACATTGTGATccaatatttattacataacttgGAATAACAAACAAGATGAACGATATATATATGGGTTTCTCGTTATAGCATGTTCTAATTTAATACGCTTTACACGTTATACCAGTAAGGTGAAACTAAAGAAATAGCCCGATAATCGTAAAAACACTTGCAAAGCCTTACGTTCCCTGTCGATCCGGAATCTAAGCAACCCCAAAGTTGTcttcattaaaaacaaaatttaaacattgaaatgaCCCTAAAAAcgatttcaatatattttgaatgtttttattgtttgcttgtttgattaattaacgtcatattaacagccgtGGTGATGTAAGGgcggcatcccatgtatgccgTGTGAAGCGTGCATGAAGTGCTggtgagtgtatatatatattaaggtATGAAATATCTTTTGAGTCAGTTGGCATCTATTATGTAGAGTCTATCGATTCAACACATTACAAGTACGTaaacaatataatttatattttgtggAAGCCAATCAATTATCACCATTTACTTTAAATAACGTTTTTGTTTGCAATTGTTTATAAGACTATAACCTGGATAAATGGTTGGAATCAGTCTCTAGCAGAGGAGGCCTGCCGGAACACAATGGATAACGATCCAATGGTCACTAAATGTAAAGACGCCGTATCCGCGATGAATGATGTTACAGCAAACGGGATACAGGAATGCATTGGTGATATTatggtaaacattttttatgataatGTATTGAAGTACGATAGTAGATACATGCTGagtattttgcaattttttccCCCAATATTTTGTTTTCGATTTATCAAATCAATATTCCAATTGTAGCTAGGGCCATTCAAGGATGTgtgcaatgtgttgtggtgtgtagATGCATGTGTGTTTCTGGGAGGCTGTGCTATTTTTCTGTTAGGAATCCTTGTTTTAATGGACAACTTTACCGTTTTAGCTCATCATGTTCGAAGGGCGCTACTAGGcatatttttttgcataaatggtaaccaaatttgaccagaatcatccttggggaagggtaTCAGAGGTTGTATAGATTTAGTTCATGATCTCCTCGGGCAGGACATGCGAGGCCTAATAGGGATTTACAGTGGTAAATTATTGAAATCGTTTCTAGTCATAGAGGTTTACATTTGGCCTTGAcatttggggaaggggaacagagtgtGTATACATGTTAGCTCTAACCTCCCTGAGGTAGAAGGGGGGCTAATAGTGGTCAACGGCGTTAACTTATATAAGAAGACGTTCATAGGTATGGATTGGTAGTAGATTTTCGACAACAATATGTTGGGGGGAAAAGGCAAATAGAGTTTGTGTCAATAAAGGCTCTGACCCCTCTTGAACAGGATCTAGAAGAGGCGGGGACTACTTCTAAACATAAACTCTGAATCTGTACATTGGTTGGTTTTACAGACTATGTGAAAAATACAGGTCCActaggcctcttgtttcagTCAAGCATGCCGCCAAACATATCTAACAATCCCATCCCATCTTTCATAGTATAGTATTTTCTTTGTTAAATCTTATTTCAGTTGTCCGGACATGATGGTTACATGGAAGACACCCTGAAAGCTATACAAAAAAACTGTTTGATTCAGGCGGTACTTTTTGAAAACCTTACGTCCCAAGGACCGAATGGAAGCGAGTCAACTATGTTTGACGAGTTGCTGGAAATCAGTTGTCCCGAAAATTGTTCAGGGAACGGATATTGCAAAAAGGGTATAATAAGTAAATCACTGGGATTGATAAAATACTCTGCGTTGTTAACATGTGTATTTTAGTATAACAGGCAATAATTCTGTAAACTAGTTTTCTTTTGCGGCTActtatttttgcgatttctaTTTCAATGCAATAATGCAAAAATTAACATTCGCGgatttcaaaaacaaatgatTGAACATTCCTGAGATGAAAATTACGTTGATTTACCCTAAACGCACACAACATAAGGTAGGTTTACAGCATTAtaacaaatagaaaatatatgtatttttttatgataatggCAGATAAATACCAaacatatttgtaatattaGGTTTGGCTCACTTTCCACAATGACGTGTCTCTGACGTAAGCAAACATCTGCCAAcaaaaaatctttcaaattatAAAGTATCAATCCTCTCTTTTTAGGAGAATGTGACTGCCAAGCTGGTTTTTATGGCGACAACTGTGCACGTGAACTTGACACTGCACCTGAAATACTCACTGGTGGGTTGACTTGTTCAATTGACAAAAGGTCCTGCAAAAACTTCGTCATTTCTGGGAATAACTTTCTTGACGTCAGTTTAACCTGTCGTGTTCGGCTGCTAAAGGTAGGAGTTTGTTTaggtttattatatttacgtcctattaacaggtatacttcagtgatatagcactataaaaagggcaacagttccactatacaagaagacacaacatgaatatgccgcagtctaccaaaacatgcacctcgcacaacatacacgcaacacaccacatacatgggaggccgtccttacatgaccatagttgttaataggacgttaattaatcaaacaatcaaacaaactattAACAGGTGACCTCCCGTGTTTGTAGTGCAGTGTCTTCTTATGTAGACGAACATTTGCCATTTGATGTGCGATATCAGTACATCTAATTGAAACAATACGGAGACCTAGGACGCGTATGTTTAACATCgaaatactttatatataattcGCTACAATGCCTTagatttattatatttgttaGCAGGATATCCAAATATGAAGATGAGAATACAATTTTAGGGGAACGTTCTATATCTGTACAATCATTCGCGCAATTGGACAGAAGATTTAAAATATTCGACTTTATCTGTCCTTCATTGAAccttaatttaaaaataatcacTTTGTTATATTTAAACCCGTTTACTttttatagataaatattttgttatttatacagATTTATGCTAGCCGATGGGAGATTGGATCCTCAATAACATTTTCTGCGAGATATTTGAACGATTTTAACTGTGTCTGTTCAATCCCAGACTCGCATCGTAGACGACGAGCGGCTGATGATAGTGAGGAGATTTTCGCGGAAGGATACTTAGTAAGCGTATCAAATGACGGCAACAATTTCAGCAACGAGACTAATATCATAGCATTTGATTCAGGATGTTATGACTGCGATGCAATCTCTATGAACTGTACAAAGCTGGTATGTGTATATGTGTCAGGCTGTTAACATTTATGCAGTGAAATTCAAAagcatttcttttaaattaaaaataaactttacttactgtgaaaattgttttattgatcAGAATGTTATGGACGTATGCACATAATTCGGCCCTATTGATGCAAGTAAATAATTTTCGCTGGCGCCTAaagaaacattaaaaataataataatagtattaACATTTGTCTTGCAGGAATCATGTGACCAAACAATTGCCACCGAGCCTACAATAGCTGAAGGTAACAAGTGTTTGTTCTTTTTGAGTACATACTATTCAACCAGAAAATATGATAATGTAAAAGTTTGAGTTTGGAGATTTTATGTTGTGCTATACAAAAAATAGGATTTAACTAATATCTATAAATCATAATCAGTACCTATTGAATtgttttcacagcttaattcatcgaAAATGGTATTCAATAAATTACTGTTGTAATCAAAATTTCGCCCGGTTAAGGCACATATTATTGTAATCTTTTGAGTCTTGGTCTCACTGAAGATTATCTCGTCATTTCTTGCAATCTTGACTAAAAGAATAATAAAAGTGCAATTTTTATGATTGTTATGTCTGTCAATTACATATGAAGTGTAAACGACATGTACGCATTAGAATAATATTAATCAAACTTCACCAAATTAATATGTTGTAATATCTATTTTTAGATGATGCTTTACCTCTGGCAGTCATTATCGTGTGTGTTCTTGTCACCGTCATTGGGATTGCAGTAGCTTTCACGTATGTAAAACATTAGTAAAAACAACTTAGTCAACTAATATATGTAGGCAGCCACAAACAGGTACGGTAAAATTACTTGATATGAACTATTGTTCCCATGCAAACTCTGTCCTGCAAGTAGGGCGTAAAGCCTCTTTCACAAATGCAAGGATGAGGCGCCGGATAACCACGGATAGGAAATTTTGATCATCCGGGAATATCTGGCGTCCCAGGGCTCTATTACCGACAACCCTCCGCAATGTGCCGGATGATTCACGGGCAGTCCGGAACACTACGGTTTGTGCGGATATTCACGGAAAATGGCAACACTGAAACGTTTAAGGTccctatacatgtagcttcgGGGAACACTCCtgtaatttaatatatttaatttttctcCCGGGAAAGGTTTGCGATCCTGGATTTCGCCGGATGTATACACGGCTCTAACACAGTGATGGCGGATTATCACGGACTGTCCCGGATTGATGGTCCGTGTGTGAGAGAGGGGCTTAAGAATTGTTACAACTTCGTTTATTGCATGATCATCAAAGGCGACTCAATTCGGGATCTAATCTTTTCTTTCTCTCCCTAACTTACTTTCTTCCTAATtcacgtctcccttgacaccgcttAATTTTTTGTTCGTCCAGATGGGTTCTATCCACTGGTCTGCTcatgcttagcgctcagtataaAGGGAATTTGACGACTGGTTCGCACGTTGTCACTATAATGTTAACGGGTGTGGTGTATTCGGCGGTATGCTTctgtaatatagcactatataaaggacaagagttccactatacaagacacgacacgaatatactgcagtctcccaaaacatagcCAACACTTTTCtatttcttgtttatttgtttgtttgtttgattatatt of Argopecten irradians isolate NY chromosome 7, Ai_NY, whole genome shotgun sequence contains these proteins:
- the LOC138328007 gene encoding von Willebrand factor D and EGF domain-containing protein-like — its product is MDNDPMVTKCKDAVSAMNDVTANGIQECIGDIMLSGHDGYMEDTLKAIQKNCLIQAVLFENLTSQGPNGSESTMFDELLEISCPENCSGNGYCKKGECDCQAGFYGDNCARELDTAPEILTGGLTCSIDKRSCKNFVISGNNFLDVSLTCRVRLLKIYASRWEIGSSITFSARYLNDFNCVCSIPDSHRRRRAADDSEEIFAEGYLVSVSNDGNNFSNETNIIAFDSGCYDCDAISMNCTKLESCDQTIATEPTIAEDDALPLAVIIVCVLVTVIGIAVAFTLIKAKLFSTKSRVNQDRPTTSQTLSVIDLEDDSNRMTTAWEKEKCSSKQTLHSNKIDKDTQHPFTPSLSVIGLAKDSNQMTAEREKTKWSREQTFCKEKDTQRPNTASVSVIDLEFNTE